The window ATACCATATCCGGTAATTCTCTTCATCGGAACTGATAAGAAGCGGAAGCTTGATATAAAGTTTCAGATACTGGATATATCTTTCAAGTTCTTTTGCATAGCGGGAACCGGCGACAGCTTTCTCGACTTCGGCGATGTTCTCTGTGACTTCTTTTCTCCTGGCCTCGCTGAACTGGCGGCTGATGGAGGTGGTGCTTACGGCGTTGTATCCGTAGAGAGATTCATGGATCTGCACTACATTCCCGGCCTTCAGAAAAGCCTTAAGGGTAAACATCATGTCTTCGCCCATATTGGCTCCCGGAATGAACCGGATCCCGTTGTCGGCGATCAGGCTACGCCGGAAAAGGAACAGCCAGAGGTTCCATCTCATCGTCCCGCCCATCAGATGCTTCAGCGCCTCTATCGGGGTGCCGTAATCATATTGCCTCATATAGCGGCCATTGGTCTCGAATCCGAGGGTCCAGTCCCATCCGACTATGTCGGCATCATGGGCCTCCGCAGCCGCTACCGCTTTCTCGAGCGCTTCCGGTTCTATGACGTCATCGGCATCCACGAATGCCAGATAATCCCCGCCGGCGTTGTCCAGTCCGAGGTTTCTTGCCGCTGCAACTCCTCCGTTTTTTTCGGCGCGGACGATCCGGCACGGAATTCCGCTGTTCTCCGCATAGTCCTTTATCATCTGCGGAGTATTGTCAGTGCTGCAGTCATCCGCGAATACTACCTCGAAGTCTCTGAAGGTCTGGGCGCTGATGCTGTCCAGACTCCTCTGCAGAGTCTTCGCGGCGTTATATACAGGCATTATTACGCTTACTTTCATATAGAAAGATCCTTAATCTTTTCAATGAATCCCATATCCCTGCTGTTGAATTTCCTGGCGAACAGAGCTGGGGAGGATTTCAATTTTTCATAATCTGCGCCGCTCCAGTCCACCAGTTCCCCGTTTCTCCATCCGATACTTCTCATGCAACCCTTTCCGTCGTCGGTGGTGCAATAAATGTTCTTGCGGTATGGAGATTCCCAGCAAAGGGTCTGCATTACAATCTCGTCAGAGCAGAAGGTGTGTCGGAATACTTTCATCACCCAGTCCTTGCGTGAAATGAAATACTTTGCCATGTCTTCAGTAATACTGCACCACTGGGAGCCTTTCTTGAAGTCTATTTCTTTGTTCCGTTCTATTCCAAGCAGCTCCTGTATTCTCAGGAAAGCGGCGCGTACTATCCGTTTCGCCCCGGATCTCTTTCTGAAATCCTTCGGGAACAGATGCCATCTCTGGACTTTGCGTACCACCTCCGGGGTTATTTCCGTCAGGGTATACCCGATGAATTCTTTTCCGTTATTCTTTTCCAGAAAGTCGTTTATATAGTCTTGGGATTTCAATGGGAGATCGACGCCGGACAGGAGATGGTAGTAATCGTATCCGCCTTTCTTCAGGGCCTCTTCGAAAAGTGCGTACTCCGCTTCTACCATGCTCAGATCCCCCCAGCGCACGTCGACTCTGTTTCCCAGAATCCTCAGTCCTGCTTTTTCAGTATGGAGCTCCGGCAGAGTGCCGACCTTCTTGTCTATATGGACATAGATATCGTTTCTCTCGTCGTCCAGGCAAGAGAGCAGGATATCCAGAAGTCTCCATTCGTTATGGGCGAGTATGAGGTATGCGTTTCTCATCTATATTCTGGTGCCGCAAAGCACTGAAAGGGTGTGCGGCATGAACTTCTTCAAGAATGTATAGAATGCAAGGCAGATCAGGCAGACTGTCGGAGTAATCAGCACATAGCTCAAGCTGGTTCCGAACAGGCCGGTGCTGAGAACTCTTTGCAGGAAGCCCCTTACCCAGTCGGTGAGATATACGGCGTGTAGGGCATATACGAAGAATGATGCTCCTGCCAGCCAGGTAAGTATTTCCGATATCTTTTTCTTGTCGCAGACACTGTCGAAGATGTTGAAGACAGCGATGAACCATATAAAGCATGAGATCCGCAGGAAAATGTATCTGTACTCGTAGTTTTCGGAAAACAGCGTCACCGCCAGTAAAATGACCGAGAGGATGAAAGATGGTATCCTGAATTTCCTGCAGAACGATAGCACGTCAACGTCCTTCAGGCTGAGGCAGGCACCAGTCCCGAAGAATATCAGTGATGAGGCGTCCGGACACTCAATGTCCCATGGCAGCAGGCACATTACGCCAAGGAAGACAATGAATAGCGGCAGGGCTTTGCGGATGAGCCAATAATAGACCGGAGCCAGCAGAGACATTACCATCAAGCTCCTGACATACCACAGTGGGAAATCGAGCGGTCCCGTCCAGAACAGATATCCGAAGCCTCTGGCGAGCAGCTGGTCCTTGTCATCGTTTTCCAGACCCAGCCGGGTGAAAATGACTTTCTTCGCCAGGATCGCCACGATGTATAGTACATTCCATATGATGTACGGAACCAGAAGCGTCCGGACTCTCTTCTTCCATTTTGTGATGAAATCGGAGAACTGGAGGTTCCTGTCTGCGCAGCCGGCAAAGAACAGGTAGCCTGATATCATGAAGAACATCGGGACGGCGACCGCTCCGATGTTGTGCGAGATCAGTTCGGAGATGTAATGATAAAGCTGCCATCCGAGAGGTTCTCCTCCCGTGAACGGAGCAGACTGCGGCATTCCGTGTATGAACAGAACCAGAATGATCAGCGGGAACCGCATGATCCTTATGATTACAGATAACCGTTCGTTCATCTTATGGACCTGAGTATGTTTAGACCGGCATCGATAACCATCTGTACCGGACGGATTCGGTATAATCTCCATATCTTCGGAGCCCTGCCGACCGGAGTCCATTCTTCCTTGATCTCTGCCGGCAGGGAATCATAAGTCTTCCACCATTGCCCGAACTTGACAGTAAAGAGATTCCATGGCTTGCCTCCGGTATAGTGGATAGTGCCCGATTTCTGGACCTCTTCCCATAGAGTCTCGGAGTACTGGCTGACAAAGTCCTTCTTGTACTGGGGCAGGAAGAATGTCCTTATTCCGTTGTAGACCGGACTCAAGGCTATTACCCTTCCTTTGCAGACCTGGTTGAGGGCATCCTGGTCAGGGAACTCAAGATAGTCAACCTTGCAGGCGTCTAGCAGTTTCTCTGTCAGCCTGTCCTTGCGCATCTGTTCCAGATTCATGACAAGGAAACCCGAGTTGAAATATTCCCGCGGATTGCAGCCGAGGGCCTTGAATCTTTCGGCCTGGTTTTCTATCGGAGCCTCATATACTACGCCCAGATAGTTGTCCTTAAGATCCAGATTAGCATAAAGTCCTGCGATGTCTTGTCTTACAATGACATCGCAGTCGATATAGACGATGCTTTTGTATTCGGGGAGAATCTCCGGAAGAAGCAGTCTGAACGAGGCTGCTTCCGTATATCTCGGATCGGTATAGACGTCTTTCAGCCTTCCGGCAAGGCTGATATATTCGAATTCCAGCCGTCCTGCCCCCAAGCGGACGAGTTTGTCTTTCATCCTGTCAGGGATGTCTTCGGTGACAAGGCATATTACTCTGTACGAATCTGCGTCGGACGAAGAATCCAGCAGAGACTTGAGCATAGTCGCTGCAGGGACGAAGTAATTCGGGGTGAATGCAATTGCCAGCGGGGTCATTTGGTGATTCTTGTTTTTATCCAGCGGAGTAACATCATAGCTTTTTCCGGAGCTGATGCAAGCCGGCAGTATTTCAGATATCTGATTTTTCTCATCGGAAGATGTCTGATTACCAGATTGAAATAGTCGAAAAGACATCTTCTGTGAAGAAAGTCCCGGCTTACAGGCAGGTTATTATCCGGATTCATAAACCACTCGGTGAGTTGGGAGATTGCTTCCAGTTTCTCCGGAAATTTACTTGCGTCAGATGATAAATGGATGTCTGTCTGTCGGAACTGGAAAAGCATTTTCTGTGTATTAGCTACTCCATTCCACGCCAGGGCAAAAGGAGTTGCTATATCTGAACCGAAAGCGCACGGGAAGGATATGAATCCTCCGATCTCTTCAAGAGCTTTTCTTCTGAACATGAAATTACCGATACAGGTAAAGGCTTTATTGTCAAACCAGCTGCGGATAAACTCATCCCTGCTTGTATACTCCTTCAGAATGCAATCATCCCAAAGATGCTCTCCCTTGCTGTCGATTTGTTCTACTGCTGACCGTATGATGTCTACGTCAGGATATTTTTCTGCCAGTCTTATACAGGTCTCGCAATAATCCGGGGAATAAGTGTCATCGTCTGAGGCAAGCACGATGAATTCCCCAGCAGCATATTTTATACAATGGTTCCATTGTTCTACCAGGTTTCTGCCGCCGATATTGACCTCGTTTCGTCTGTAGCTTATCCGTGGATCTCCTAAGCTGTCGACAATGCTCTTGATATCCTGAGGCGAACAGTCATCAACGACGACCAGTTCTATATCTCTATAAGTTTGCCGCAGTATGCTTTCAATGGCAGAATGCAGGAAGAGAGTCTTCCACGCCGGCAATATAAAAGAGACCTTAGTCATTGAGCGAACTTTTATTTTTCTTTTGCCGGAACGCCAGTTACAGTAACGCCAGGAGTCGTTATATCCTTGACCACTACAGCTCCTGCTCCGATCTTGACATTGTCGGCGATCGTTATTCCTCCAAGGATCTGGGCGAACTGTCCGATATCTACATTGTCCCCGATGACAGGGGAGTCGTCCGGATATCCGCCCTTGCTGCCGATGCAGCAGTTCCCATGGATAGTGCAGTTTTTGCCGATCCTGGATTTAGGGTTTACTATCACCGAACCGAAATGCTCCAGCTTAAGGCCTTCTCCGAAACAGCCGGCACTGATAATGAAGCCAAGCTTAGCCCCCAGCCTGTTTTTTCTTGCCTTGTAGTAATAAGCCAGGAATCGGCACGGCTTGTCAAACGTATACCTTTCCTCTTTGCGGAGAAGCTTGAGATATTTTCTTATGTAATATGTCTCCGGGCGTATCAGCCACTCGAGGAATCTTTCTTTATTGCTCATTTTCTGTAAATTTTCTGGCCCAGATATACTCTGAGTCTTTAAGTGATTCGTAATCCTTAAGCGTCAATGTATAAGGATTGCTTTTATTGAATCTGACATATAGCAGTTCCGGGCAGTCGGAGATATGGAACTGTTCCGGATGCCTGTTCAGTTCGGACGCTGCATAATACTCGTCCCCGCACAGCGAAAAACGGTATCTGGATAATATCTTGTCCGCGTTCCGGGTCAGATACTCCACTCCTTTCTGTGACAGGCTTTTCCAGTTGTCTGTCTTCAGGAAGGTCTCGCGACGGAAGTGTCGTATTCCGAGTACCTTCTGTATCTTTATGATAATACGCCAGGCAATCGCACTGCTGTTTCTGATTCCTTTGCTGAAAAGATGGTATCTTCTCAGTTTAAAGTCTGCATCTCCCGGATCGTCAGGCCAGAATCTCATGACTTCCTCTCCCTGATGTCTGCTATAGAATGCATCAAGTCCCTGTATGTCTTTCAACGGAAGGTGAGTTCCGGAAATCAAGTGATAGAAATCGTAGGGACCATTATTTAATGCCGCCTTGAACAGGACCAGTTCTGTCTTGATCTGAGAGACATTTCCCCAGCGGACATCAATGCGCTCCTGCGGAAAGAATACCGCGCTTTTTTCAGTATGTATGGATGGGACCTGCTTTACTTTCTTGTCAAAATGGATATAGATGTCATTCCCTTCAGAATCCAGCATGGAAACCAGTCTCTGAAGAATCTTGAATTCATTGTGGGCTATTATCAGAAAAGCATGCCTCATGTGCCTATCCTCTTATTCTGTCAATCTCTTTTTCGGTCCTGAGTCCCAATCTGTTAAGTATGGCTTTGACAGAGTTTTTCAGAGCAAAGATAATCCTGTCCTTTCTGCTCAGAGTCCTTCGCCATGATGCATTACAGCAATGGACTGCGGCTGCCTGGGGCTTCATCAGATATGGCTGCGGGCAGAATATGTCTGCAGAATAGAGCTTTATTCCTTCCTGCAGATCTTGTTCCTGGTCCAGATATTTGAACCCGTATTTTTCAGCAATCCCGGCAAATACGATAGGGCTTATGTTCTCTTCAGATGGAATGCCGTCTTCTCCGACCACGAAATCCCTTGATTCATAGTAATCCATACAGTCCTTGAAGAACGGATGATGTTTTTCGCCACCCATGATAGCCGCCTGGATCTGTATGCCGTGAATCTTTAAATCCGGATCCCGTTTATTCCCCTTATCGTCGACAAGGTTCTCTTCCTTTATTTTCCTGACCAGGTCAGGATAGCTTTCGATAGCTGAGAACGCCCTGTTTCCAAGGGTGAAATCCAGGTTCTTGCGGACAAGGACGTCGGAGTCCAGATATACTCCTCCCTCGTTGTATAAGGCATAAACCCTGATATAATCACACGCGAAGGCCCACTTCCGCGCTTTTACCGCGTCTCTGACAAAAGGTACGGAATCGACATTGAAGTTAGATGTATTCCATAGTTTAATCTGCCAGTCGGGCATATGTTGCTTCCAACTTTTTATGCACTCGCAGAGATCCGTGGGTATAGGATCTTTACTGAGCCAGCAGTAGTGTATTGTTTTAGGAATCATATTATTGATGGTATGATATTGCGTCAGCGAAGGCAAAACAGTGCCACAATCCTTCTGAACCTGCGATTGGTCCTCTGTATGAACTCATGAATCTTTCTCTTTCGACCATGATAAACCTTCCCGGAAGGGGAATGGTCAATGCACGAAAGGAAAGAAACATTCCGGGAACAGTAATTGGAATCTATCAGAAGTGATGGGGTAAAATTATTTCTGTATAATACCAGCATCAGACTCAGCTGGTCTCTCTGCGATATTTTCTGGTATTCGTCCCACCATTCCGAGTCGATCTTGACGATTTTCCCGTCATTGTGTTTTCTGAAGATAATGTTATTCTCATAGAGTCCGCGATTCCTTGGCATGCCTTCTTTTACAAGATATCTTCTGACTCTTCTGGCAGTCCGGAGATTGATTTTTTTTGCTATATAACAGAAGGCGTTTTCCTTGTAAATACAATGATTCCATGGATGGGCGACTCCACTCATCAGAGCCCCTTCTGCAATAGCTTTATCTACTATGGTATATAACTCTTTCCCGGTAATGCGGATGTTTCCGTCTATCCATAAGCTATAATCATATTCCTTTAACACTTCGTGCGGAAGGAGTTTGACATAGCGAGATTTTCTCGTACCATTAGAGTTTTTATATGGAATCGGCCGGATTTCCCACACGCCTATTTTCCCTTCTTGAAAATCATCGGAAAAGCAGATATAATCGAAGCTATCGTCGATGACCCCCGGTTGCATCAGATTGTCGTAACCTCCGACAATGCAAGTGTAGATTACTTTCTTGTTCATTTTATTGGCAGTTTCACATGGTCTCCAAGTTCCTTGAGGTACTCCGGCGTATAGAAATTAATCTTGCCGGCAAGAGTGGCAAAGGTCATCTCTCCAAAATAGAGACGGCCGTCGATTTCATAAAAATCCACCCTGACTTCCGGGAATCCTTTAGATAAATCAGCGGCCACCGTCATCATGTGGTCGAATGTCTTAGGCTTTGGAACCTTTCCTTCCCCATTTCGGTAATGATCCGTAAAAACGGAGTATTCCGGGTGGACATTCCAGTCCAGGTCGTAAATGTTCACATAAGCACATTCAGCGCTTCTGCTATAGCATGCCCAGACAGAATACGGTTTCCCGTCAAAGCACCAGACTTTGTAGTCTATTGCAGAAGAAGAGAAGTCTTCATTTTTTGCTTCGAGGTATTCTTCCGCCAGAATCCTGCTTTTTATCCGGTTATAATAGGTCTCGCCATTGACGTAACCGAATTTTACCTTCAGGTGCTTATCCAGGTCTTTGTTTATGGCTTCCTTGTCAAATCCTTTTTTCTTGTCGATTATATGAGTGGAGCCGCTATCATGGTTGCACTTAAGGACAAATCTTTCCGGGAGTGCGTCATAATCGATATCTTTCGCTCTTTCCCAGACCCCCAATGTCGGAACGACCAGATCGCCATAGCCTCGCGATTCAAGGAATTCTTTAACCTTGATTTTATCAGATAAATCGCTCCAAAGAGAAGTATCTCCATAACACATGAGCCACTGGATTTTCTCATTGATATCTCTTGGGTTCTTCCAGTCGACTTTATAACCATATTCATTTTTCCAGACACGGTCAACCCAACAAGGCCTCCAGTATTTCAGAAGCATCTTCCTGGCAAATCTTCTCAAGCGTGTTACTATTCCGTTCATCTTTTTTTCAGTCTTGATTTCAGGATGTCAGCTATCTTTATCCGTTCATTCTTGCGGATGCCAATTAATGCCGATATTGAAAACGCGAATATCGAGGTGAAAATGAAAGCTGGTATTTTATACAATCCTTGAGGCGAAACCATGTGGTATACATACAGGTACGCCAGAAGAATAGCGATTATCAGAAGTATCCTCGGGTATACGGATGAGAGATAGCTGCCTACTTCAAAATGTATTATCTTTTTCATCAGAATAAACTGACAAATACGCAAAAGTACATCTGCTATTATGAACAATATAATGATCCAGTATGGCGGCATGCCGGATTTAAACACCAGATATCCGGCCGGCAAGCAAATCAAAAAAAAGATACTTGATATTATCTTGAACCACTTGATTTCTCCGGTAGCGTTTATAAGCAACGTTATTCCGCAGGATGTCGAGGATACTACTACCAGCAATAGCATCAGCTGACTGAAAATCAGCGTCCCCTCCGGGACCTCCTTGAGCCAGAGGTCCAGAATTGACGGCAATTCTGTATAAAGGATGAAACTTGCGGCCGTCGCGACGACAATGCTGATCCGGCTTATATTCTCCACAAGCGCAAAACATCTCCTGTGATCTCCGGAACTGTAGCTTTGAGTAATCTGTGGCCCGGAAGCGGAGTCGATGTTGCCGATAAGCGAATTGACATATGTCTGGATTGTCTTGGATATGGAATATACGCCGTTGGTGGCAGTCCCGAAAAAGAAGTTGATCAACAGGTTACTTCCGGTATCGCGAGCGATAAGCGAAACTGTCGACAGGATATTGTAATTGTTGAATGAAAGTATGCTCTTATATGCCGGATTCCTGCGGACAAGCCTGTGCCTGACTATTTCCGGCCAATATCGATATGCCAGAATGTGATATACAATAAAAGTTACAAGACTTACAACTGTCATCAGGATGGCATAGACTCTCAATACATTACCCTTGACAAGGAAAAGCAAGTATATCAACCCAAGCTTGATGAGCAAACTAGCGATATTGATGAGGGCCATCTGTCCGAACCTCTCGAAGGCGGCGAACAGACTCTGG is drawn from Bacteroidales bacterium WCE2008 and contains these coding sequences:
- a CDS encoding Fucose 4-O-acetylase, translating into MNERLSVIIRIMRFPLIILVLFIHGMPQSAPFTGGEPLGWQLYHYISELISHNIGAVAVPMFFMISGYLFFAGCADRNLQFSDFITKWKKRVRTLLVPYIIWNVLYIVAILAKKVIFTRLGLENDDKDQLLARGFGYLFWTGPLDFPLWYVRSLMVMSLLAPVYYWLIRKALPLFIVFLGVMCLLPWDIECPDASSLIFFGTGACLSLKDVDVLSFCRKFRIPSFILSVILLAVTLFSENYEYRYIFLRISCFIWFIAVFNIFDSVCDKKKISEILTWLAGASFFVYALHAVYLTDWVRGFLQRVLSTGLFGTSLSYVLITPTVCLICLAFYTFLKKFMPHTLSVLCGTRI
- a CDS encoding TupA-like ATPgrasp, which codes for MNGIVTRLRRFARKMLLKYWRPCWVDRVWKNEYGYKVDWKNPRDINEKIQWLMCYGDTSLWSDLSDKIKVKEFLESRGYGDLVVPTLGVWERAKDIDYDALPERFVLKCNHDSGSTHIIDKKKGFDKEAINKDLDKHLKVKFGYVNGETYYNRIKSRILAEEYLEAKNEDFSSSAIDYKVWCFDGKPYSVWACYSRSAECAYVNIYDLDWNVHPEYSVFTDHYRNGEGKVPKPKTFDHMMTVAADLSKGFPEVRVDFYEIDGRLYFGEMTFATLAGKINFYTPEYLKELGDHVKLPIK
- a CDS encoding Lipopolysaccharide biosynthesis protein, LPS:glycosyltransferase, with the protein product MTPLAIAFTPNYFVPAATMLKSLLDSSSDADSYRVICLVTEDIPDRMKDKLVRLGAGRLEFEYISLAGRLKDVYTDPRYTEAASFRLLLPEILPEYKSIVYIDCDVIVRQDIAGLYANLDLKDNYLGVVYEAPIENQAERFKALGCNPREYFNSGFLVMNLEQMRKDRLTEKLLDACKVDYLEFPDQDALNQVCKGRVIALSPVYNGIRTFFLPQYKKDFVSQYSETLWEEVQKSGTIHYTGGKPWNLFTVKFGQWWKTYDSLPAEIKEEWTPVGRAPKIWRLYRIRPVQMVIDAGLNILRSIR
- a CDS encoding Core-2/I-Branching enzyme — its product is MRNAYLILAHNEWRLLDILLSCLDDERNDIYVHIDKKVGTLPELHTEKAGLRILGNRVDVRWGDLSMVEAEYALFEEALKKGGYDYYHLLSGVDLPLKSQDYINDFLEKNNGKEFIGYTLTEITPEVVRKVQRWHLFPKDFRKRSGAKRIVRAAFLRIQELLGIERNKEIDFKKGSQWCSITEDMAKYFISRKDWVMKVFRHTFCSDEIVMQTLCWESPYRKNIYCTTDDGKGCMRSIGWRNGELVDWSGADYEKLKSSPALFARKFNSRDMGFIEKIKDLSI
- a CDS encoding serine O-acetyltransferase — its product is MSNKERFLEWLIRPETYYIRKYLKLLRKEERYTFDKPCRFLAYYYKARKNRLGAKLGFIISAGCFGEGLKLEHFGSVIVNPKSRIGKNCTIHGNCCIGSKGGYPDDSPVIGDNVDIGQFAQILGGITIADNVKIGAGAVVVKDITTPGVTVTGVPAKEK
- a CDS encoding Glycosyltransferase sugar-binding region containing DXD motif-containing protein (manually curated), with amino-acid sequence MIPKTIHYCWLSKDPIPTDLCECIKSWKQHMPDWQIKLWNTSNFNVDSVPFVRDAVKARKWAFACDYIRVYALYNEGGVYLDSDVLVRKNLDFTLGNRAFSAIESYPDLVRKIKEENLVDDKGNKRDPDLKIHGIQIQAAIMGGEKHHPFFKDCMDYYESRDFVVGEDGIPSEENISPIVFAGIAEKYGFKYLDQEQDLQEGIKLYSADIFCPQPYLMKPQAAAVHCCNASWRRTLSRKDRIIFALKNSVKAILNRLGLRTEKEIDRIRG
- a CDS encoding Core-2/I-Branching enzyme — encoded protein: MRHAFLIIAHNEFKILQRLVSMLDSEGNDIYIHFDKKVKQVPSIHTEKSAVFFPQERIDVRWGNVSQIKTELVLFKAALNNGPYDFYHLISGTHLPLKDIQGLDAFYSRHQGEEVMRFWPDDPGDADFKLRRYHLFSKGIRNSSAIAWRIIIKIQKVLGIRHFRRETFLKTDNWKSLSQKGVEYLTRNADKILSRYRFSLCGDEYYAASELNRHPEQFHISDCPELLYVRFNKSNPYTLTLKDYESLKDSEYIWARKFTENEQ
- a CDS encoding Membrane protein involved in the export of O-antigen and teichoic acid, whose protein sequence is MDYSEGNRRLVKNTIFNYIQLPVSIIIGLLSSRIVLQILGVSDYGLYNIVGGVLGMFTFFASSLGAATTRFVNFEMGKPDGDLNKIFNTCLVLHILFAVAVIIVAEIGGIWYINNYLNVEPGKEWDAMFIYQITIIVFCLGLINIPYQSLFAAFERFGQMALINIASLLIKLGLIYLLFLVKGNVLRVYAILMTVVSLVTFIVYHILAYRYWPEIVRHRLVRRNPAYKSILSFNNYNILSTVSLIARDTGSNLLINFFFGTATNGVYSISKTIQTYVNSLIGNIDSASGPQITQSYSSGDHRRCFALVENISRISIVVATAASFILYTELPSILDLWLKEVPEGTLIFSQLMLLLVVVSSTSCGITLLINATGEIKWFKIISSIFFLICLPAGYLVFKSGMPPYWIIILFIIADVLLRICQFILMKKIIHFEVGSYLSSVYPRILLIIAILLAYLYVYHMVSPQGLYKIPAFIFTSIFAFSISALIGIRKNERIKIADILKSRLKKR
- a CDS encoding Glycosyltransferase involved in cell wall bisynthesis; amino-acid sequence: MKVSVIMPVYNAAKTLQRSLDSISAQTFRDFEVVFADDCSTDNTPQMIKDYAENSGIPCRIVRAEKNGGVAAARNLGLDNAGGDYLAFVDADDVIEPEALEKAVAAAEAHDADIVGWDWTLGFETNGRYMRQYDYGTPIEALKHLMGGTMRWNLWLFLFRRSLIADNGIRFIPGANMGEDMMFTLKAFLKAGNVVQIHESLYGYNAVSTTSISRQFSEARRKEVTENIAEVEKAVAGSRYAKELERYIQYLKLYIKLPLLISSDEENYRIWYSWFDSANAFAAGNKALPLRTRLLQWMAARSMWTGVKIYHLLVYKFVYGVIYR
- a CDS encoding Glycosyl transferase family 2, which produces MTKVSFILPAWKTLFLHSAIESILRQTYRDIELVVVDDCSPQDIKSIVDSLGDPRISYRRNEVNIGGRNLVEQWNHCIKYAAGEFIVLASDDDTYSPDYCETCIRLAEKYPDVDIIRSAVEQIDSKGEHLWDDCILKEYTSRDEFIRSWFDNKAFTCIGNFMFRRKALEEIGGFISFPCAFGSDIATPFALAWNGVANTQKMLFQFRQTDIHLSSDASKFPEKLEAISQLTEWFMNPDNNLPVSRDFLHRRCLFDYFNLVIRHLPMRKIRYLKYCRLASAPEKAMMLLRWIKTRITK